TTTTTAATCggcgtctgccattgacggcggtaggcgtccaatccatttgatcagCAGCGCATTCTGGCAATCTCTccatgttcaaatggattggacgtctacaagtGATGCACctcgattggacgtctgtcatcgTTAAAGAAATGACTTTACAAGAGTTAACATGGAATTAAATTCAGTTTCAGAAACGAGCGGCTACTCTTCTGGCTACGATAGTGAAGCGGCTTCCTCTGAGTGTCTTTCTGTGGGTGAGACCAGTGAAGCGGAGAAAGAGTGCTCCCAGCTGCGGAGGGTGCGCACCAAATTCACCCCCGAGCAGATCAGCAAACTGGTGAAGATATTCGACAAGCACAAGTATTTGGATGCTGGCGAGAGGGTGAAGACTGCGCGCAAATTGGGACTCACTGAAACTCAGGTAAAAGCACAACCCCAAACGTTCTTTGGATGGAATCATTGcacttttattttgctttaGACATGAATCTATTATATATTCCTTCAGGTCAGGACCTGGTTCCAGAACCGGAGAATGAAGCTCAAAAGGGAGGTGCAGGACCTCACGCCCCAAGTGCAACCGGTCATGTTCCAACATCTCCACCCTATTCAATACCACGCCATGGCTGGGCAACAAGCTCACTACCCCCCAGCCGGAGCAGCCTTTTACCCCGTGCCCATGCAGCAGATGGCCCCTCGCCCTGTGTTGCTCCCCAACCCACATTTCTACTGAGAGACGTATTAAAAAGAGACTTCTCACTCGAACACTTAATAACAAGTGCAATTTGGAGCTGCTTTCGAGTCTTTCTTTGGTTCGTTTTATTTGATGCAAGAATTGTATATAAAGcctaaaaataaattgtatttatcaGCTGAATAAAGTTTATCTTTTTAATGCAACTATTACTGCTCGTTGTGTGGGAAGTTCAAAGAATAAGCGTGTGCGGGCGTGCGTGcacgtgtgcgtgcgcgtgtgtgtgtgtgcatgtgtgttggcCGTTGTTATTGTGAAGAGATTAATCCCATTTATCACTACTTCAATTCcaacaaaaataatacaacAGTTATCAGAATGTTTTAagaatgtatgtatgcatgaacAGACAGGAACGAAATGCCTACACTTCCACGTCCATGAATCTTTTTCAGGCTCCCAAATGCaagcacacacacccaccctcACCCCAGCCCCCAGTTTGCATTTCAAACGCCACCTAATGGGGCAGATCATGGTCAACAAATAGTTGTAATTAAGCCGCGCATTGATGAGTTTACAAGTACCGCAGGGGCCCTCCGGCATGGCTCCTGATAGTCTGAGTTTTTGTATGATACTAATTTTAATCTCTGGTTGATGTCTCCAGGTCAAATTTAGATTGTGTTTTGTGATTTCTGAAGCTTGAGAAACTCAATGTGTTCCATAAAATATCTGAAAAGTAGCACATATTTGAAGTCTCTTAACAACAAATGAGATTAATAAGATTGAATATTTCATGTACACTGAATACAGTTTAAAAGAGGGCTGCGTCCAAAACAGGTCAGCCCTGCAGCAAATATCACAGATAAAGTCGACAAAGATGAATCAAGGATAAATCCCGAATATAATACTTCGGTACTTATTATacttaaataaagaaaatgtttgattttttaaaaattaaaatacacatttgaatTCGTACAACATGCAGGGGTTGTTGGTTTCCGACGCAATAAACTTGGTCAGGAGATGACACGTTAGTGCTTGCCTTGTCTACTTGCATTCAATCACATTACACCGTGATAGCTGCAGACTTGCTGACGCCAGTTAGTCTACAAGAAAAAGGCATAAGCTCTCCTTTAAACTCATTTATAACCATCAAGTTTCTATCCGAAACCTTTGCATATGCAAATCGAAGTGTGTCCCTCCTCAATAGATTCACCAGGAAAGACGCCCCAAAGTTTCAGCACCACGTCATTAGAGGACAGTTCCTAGAAACAGCAGCGCTTTCTATTGACTAATCTTTTGACATACaatcaaaaacaaagaaaatgttttgcac
Above is a window of Stigmatopora argus isolate UIUO_Sarg chromosome 11, RoL_Sarg_1.0, whole genome shotgun sequence DNA encoding:
- the LOC144084767 gene encoding homeobox protein vent1-like gives rise to the protein MDTTSHNKPGNMVKYFSVDWLARSHHDDRPEDKEGVPACRPHIPCMVQPSPPVYGKTYVQPKAKSFKPTETSPSHLTGSSSPISETSGYSSGYDSEAASSECLSVGETSEAEKECSQLRRVRTKFTPEQISKLVKIFDKHKYLDAGERVKTARKLGLTETQVRTWFQNRRMKLKREVQDLTPQVQPVMFQHLHPIQYHAMAGQQAHYPPAGAAFYPVPMQQMAPRPVLLPNPHFY